The Nocardioides marmorisolisilvae genomic interval GGCTCTGGTCCGTCGAGATCCCGATGATCGTGTGGATCCTGGTCGCGACGACGGCCGCCCAGCTGCTCGGCTGGCTGATCGAGGGCCTCCGCCGGGGTCGGCACGGGCTCCTGGCGTTCCGGCTGCTGCTGGCCATGGCCGGCGTCGGCGCGGTCGGTCTGGTGGTGTCCGGCCAGCTGGCGCCATTCCTGGACCGCGGGCCCACGCAACGACTGGTCTTCGTGGTCACCGCTGGGCCCGACGGGCAGTGGCGGCTCTGGCTGAGCAACGTCGCCGCCCTGGTCGCGGCCGGCGTCGTCGTGTTGTATGCCGGGGCGGCGGCCGCAGGCTGGGCACTCGGCCGGCAGGAGCGCGAGGAGCTGCGTCTGGAGTCCGGCCGTCGACGGCCCCGGCCGATGCCTCGATCCGCCTTCGCGGCGATGGTGCGCGTGGACCGGGCCTCGGTCTGGCGGTCGGTTCCGCTGCGTCGCGGGATCGCCGTACTGGCCCTGATGCCGGGGGCGGTGGCGCTGGCCGGTGCGCTGCCCTGGGAGAGCCTCGCGGTGCTGCCGGGACTGGTGGTCTCCGGTGGCGCGCTGCTGTTCGGCGTGAACGCGTGGTGCCTGGATGGTCGGGGGGCGCTCTGGCGGGACAGCCTTCCCGGGGACCCGGCGCTGGCCTACTGGGCGCGGGCCGTGGTGCTGGCTGAAGTGCTGGTCGCGGCGGCGGGCGTCACTGCGCTGCTTGCGATCGTCCGCGCGGGGGCGCCGACGGCGAGCGAGGCCGCGTCCCTGGGCTGCGTCGTCGTGGTCGTCACCGCCCAGGTGGTGGCGACGTCGATGCGCTGGTCGGTCGCCAGGCCCTTCGCCGCCGATCTGCGCAGCGCCCGGGCAACGCCCGCCCCACCGGTGGTCATGGTGGGCTACAGCGCCCGGCTGGCCTGCTGGACCACGTTGACCGGACTCCTCTTCGGCCTGCTCTCGCGTCAGCCCGACTGGGAGGTCCCGGTGCTGGTCGCGGTCGCGCTGCTCGCCCGCGCCGGACACCGTTTGATCGCCGTCGCCCGGGCCTGGCGAGAGCCGTCGGTACGGGCGGGCGTGATCATCTCGGTACTCGGATGACCTTGCGGAAGGAGTCCGCCAGGTGCCAATCTGAATCCGCCGCTGACAGTCGCCATGGGCGGCTGCGCGTAACTCGGCACACGCACGGTCGTTTGAGCGGATAGGCTGTTGCGTAGTTCTCGGGTAGACGTACAGGAGAAGCGATGAAGAAGATCCTCGGTGTGGCCGCGGCCATGATCGCCACCCTGCTCGCCGTCGCGCTCAGCGCACCCGCCGCCCAGGCCTACCCGTCGCCCGTCTTCGACATCAGCGTGAGCCAGCAGGTGGTGGTCGGAGGCCACACGTTCGTCGGCCACGCCCACGCCAGCGTCCGCTGCCACGACTGGACACTCACCTTCCTCGAGCAGTCGGCGCACGGCCCCGGCAAGACCTTCAACCACCGCTTCGACACCCCGGTCGTGCAGACGAAGACCACCTACCCGATGCACGCCCGCTGCGTCTACAGCGTCGATGCGGGGGCCACTGGCTCCTCTCCCCGGGCGGCCGACCAGACCTGGACCGGCACCGTCCCGATCACGCTGCTGCCGCAGAAGTCCCACGGCCAGGCGGCGCCCGCGAACAGTGCCGGCGCCGGCGGTGGCCTGCTCCCGAACACCGGTGGACCGAGCTTCTGGATCCTCATCGCTGCGATCGTGTTGATCATCGGAGGTGGCGGTGCGGTCCTGCGGTCGCGTCGCCGCTCGGCCGGCCCGCCTGCCTGATCCGACCGCGGTGATTCGTTGACGCCGGTCTCGGCGTCCGGATCCTCGCGGGTACGCCGGCTGCTGCTGCTCCTCGGCGGCTTGGTGCTGCTCGCCGTCATCCTCTTCGCCTACCAGGCCTGGCGGGCCGGGTCCGCGCTGATGGATGCCCAGTCGCAGGCTCGCAGCCTGACCAGCGCGCTCAACGCGGGCGACCTGCGTGGCGCCGAGTCGGCGGCCCTTGATCTGCGTCGGTCGACCGCGCGCGCCCACGGCGAGACCGACGGTGTGCTGTGGGGCATCGGCTCGAAGGTGCCGTGGCTCGGCCGCAACATCGGTGCCGTGCAGACCTCGGCGGACGTACTCGACGCGATCTCCGCGCACAGCCTGCCCACCCTGCTCAGCCTGGCCGGCGAGGTCGACCACGGCCGGCTCCGGCCGCGCCACGGCCGGGTGGACCTGGCCGAGATCCGTCGGCTCACCCCGTCGGTGCAGCGGGCCGCGGCCGCGGTGGATGGCCCGGCCGCGCGGATGGCCCAGGTCGATCCGGACGGGCTCGTCTACCCGCTCAACGGTCTGGTCGACGAGCTGCGCACGAAGGTGGCCGATGCCCACACCGCCATCGACGCTGCGGCCGATGCCTTCGAGGTGTTGCCCACGATGCTCGGTGCGGACGGTCCACGCAGCTACCTGCTGTTGGTGCAGAACAACGCGGAGATCAGGTCCACCGGGGGGATGCCGGGCTCGTGGTCGGTGCTGCACGCCCGCAACGGCAAGCTGACCATGGGGGACCAGGGGGATGCCGCCAAGTTCACCATCGGCCGCAGCCCGCTCAAGCTCAGTGCGGAGGAGAGCGCGCTGTTCGGCAGCCAGCTCGGCCTCGATCCCCGTGACATCACCATGGACCCCGACTTCCCCACGGTGGCGCGCATCGCCGCCCGGCTCGCGGCCAGCCACGGGCACCGTGTGGATGGAGTCTTCGCGGTCGACCCGGTGGCGCTGTCCCAGGTGCTGCAGGGGACCGGCCCGGTCAGGCTGGCAAATGGCGCGGTCCTCAATGCCGCCAACGCCGTACCGGCACTCCTCAACGGGGTCTACCGCACCGTCGACTCGCCGGCGGCGCAGAACGACTTCTACGCGTCCGCGGCCCGGCAGGCCTTCGATGCGCTGGTGGCCGGGCGGGGCGACCAGGTCAGGGCGATCCGCGGCCTGGTGATCGCGGCGAGCCAGCACCGGGTGCTGGCCTGGTCCGACATCCCGCGGGTGGCGCGGGTGATCGGCCGCAACAAGCTCTCCGGCGCCTTGCCCACCAGCACCGGCTCTCCGGAGGTGGGCGTCTACCTCAACGACGGTGGCGGCGGGAAGATGGAGTACTACCTGCGACAGTCGGCCACCGCCACCGCGACGTCCTGCACCGACAACGGCACCCAGCACCTGCAGTTCTCGGCGACCTTCCGGTCCGCCGCGACGCCGGCGGTTGCCGGCTACCCGATCTGGGTCACCGGCACCGGAGCGATCACCAAGCCCGGAGTCATGCTGATGAGCCTCTTCGTCTACGGCCCCTGGCATGGCTCGATCACCTCACTGAGCGTGAACGGCCGCCCGGTGACCGTCACCGGAAACCTGCATGACGGGCACCAGGTCGGCATCTTGCCGGTGCAGCTGCGCCCGGGGCAGTCGATGACGGTGACCGGCACCATGGTCAGCGGCCCGCGCCAGCCCGGGGACGTCCACGTGACCAGCACCCCGGGCATGGAGACCGAGCCCGACCCGGCCACCTTCCCCTCGGCGTGCGGCTGAGCAGCACTAGTCTCGGGCCATGGACTTCGCGCCGTCGCCCCGTGCCGCCGAACTCGCCGCCCTGGTGGGCGCCTTCGTCACCGATCGGATCGAGCCGATCCAGGAGCAGTACCACCGGGACGTGGCGGAGCGGTCGGCCGGCGACGCCTGGCAGGAGAGCCCGATCCTCGGCCAGCTGCGCGCGGCGGCGCGCGAGCAGGGGTTGTGGAACCTCTTCCTTCCCGCCAGCCACGACCGGCCGTACGCCGAGCAGTTCGGCACCCACGGCGGGGCGGGCCTGAGCAACACCGACTACGCCCCGCTGGCCGAGATCATGGGTCGGGCCACGTTCCTGGCGCCGTACGTCTTCAACTCCCACGCCCCGGACACCGGCAACATGGAGGTGCTGCTCAAGTACGGCACGCCGGCGCAGAAGGAGGAGTGGCTGGAGCCCCTGCTCGACGGCCGGATCCGCTCCGCATTCGCGATGACCGAGCCGGGCGTGGCGTCCTCCGACGCGACCAACATGGCGGCGACCGCCGTCGTCGACGGAGACGAGGTCGTGATCAACGGGACGAAGTGGTTCTCCACCGGCGTGGGCCACCCCGACTGCCGGGTGCTCGTCTTCATGGGGCTGCGCACGCCTCCGGGGGAGAGCCCGGAGACCGACCGGCACCGCCGGCACACCATGGTGCTGGTGCCGCTGGACACCCCGGGCGTCAAGGTCGAGCGGCTGCTGTCGACGATGAACGTGTACGACGAGCCGGTGGGGCACGGCGAGGTGAGCTTCACCGACGTGCGGGTCCCGGCGAGCAACATCCTGCTCGGCGAGGGCCGCGCCTTCGAGATCGCCCAAGGACGGCTCGGGCCGGGACGGATCCACCACTGCATGCGGCTCATCGGCCAGGCCGAGATCGCCCTCGAGCTGATGATCAGGCGCGGGCTGTCCCGCACCGCCTTCGGCAAGCCGCTGATCAAGCTCGGCGGGAACCCCGAGCGGGTCGCCGAGGCCAGGATCGCGATCGACCAGGCCCGGCTGCTGGTGCTCAACGCCGCCTGGAAGCTCGATGAGGGCGGGCCGCTGCACGCGATCAGCGAGGTCAGCCAGATCAAGGTGGCGGTCCCGAACATGGCCCAGCAGGTGATCGACATGGCGATGCAGATCCACGGCGGCGCCGGGCTCTCCCAAGACTTCCCGCTCGCGGCGATGTGGACCAACGCCCGGGCGCTGCGGCTGGCCGACGGACCCGACGAGGTGCACCGCGGCGTGGTCGCCCGCCTCGAGATCGGCCGGATCGCCGCGGAGCAACGCTGATGACCCGGGTGCTCATCACCGGCGGCGCCTCCGGACTCGGCGCCGCACTCGCCCGGGGGTACGGCGACCGGGGCGCCGACGTCGTCACCGCGGACATCAATGGCGGTGACCTGCACCTCGACGTCCGCTCCGACGACGACTGGGCCGCGGCGCTGGCCTGGGTGGAGCAGCACTGGGGCGGCCTGGACATCCTGATCAACAACGCCGGTGTCGCGGGCGGTGGTCGAGTCGACGTGGCCACGATGGACGAGTGGGAGTGGATCACCGCGATCAACCTCTTCGGGGTGGTCCGTGGCGCGCGCACGTTCACCCCGATGCTCAAGCGGCAGCGCTCGGGACACATCGTCAACACCGCCTCGCTGGCCGGGCTGGTGCACCCGGCCGGGATGGGCTCCTACAACGCGGTCAAGGCCGCCGTCGTCGCGTTCACCGAGACGCTGGGTCACGAGCTGGCCGGCCATGGGATCCGCGCCAGCGTGGTCTGTCCGTCGTACTTCCGGACCAACCTGATGGCCTCGATGCGCGGGAGCGACCAGGCCGTCGGAGCGGTCATCGGCCGACTGGTCGAGACCTCGACGGTCTCGGCGGACGACATTGCGGCGGCGGTGATCGAGGGGGTCGAGCGGGGGGACGAGCTGATCCTCCCGGACGAGGCCGCACGGGCGGCGTACCGGCTGAAGCTGACCGACCGCCCGGCGTACGACGCGGTGATGCGGGACCAGGCTGCCCGGCTGGAGGCCTACGGTGGCTGATCAGGACGGGATCGAGATCGAGGGCGCCGGCGCGGTCCGCGCGGAGGACGCCTTCGACGTCGACGCGGTGCTCGGCTGGCTGCGTGCGCAGGGCGAGGCGATCGACGGCGACGTCATGGTCCGGCAGTTCGGCGGCGGCGCCTCCAACCTGACCTACTCCCTGCGCTCGACCGGACCCGACGGTGGCCGCGACCTGATCCTGCGCCGCCCACCGAGCGGGCACAAGGCACGCGGAGCCCACGACATGGGCCGCGAGTTCCGGATCCAGGCGGCGCTCGCCGAGCCGTTCGGGCTGGTGCCCACGATGGTGGCGCTGTGCGAGGACCCGGCCGTGATCGGCTCGGAGTTCTACGTCATGGAGCGCCTCGACGGGATCATCCCGCGCCGCGACCTCCCGCCCGAGGTGCAGCTCACCGAGACCGAGGTGCGTCGGCTGTGCACGGACGCGCTGGACACCCTGATCAGGCTGCACCGGGTCGACGTCTCCGCACCTGACCTGGCCGCGCTCGGTAAGGGCACCGGGTACGTCGCGCGGCAGGTCGCCGGCTGGTCCACCCGCTGGCGGCAGGCAGTGACGCCGGACGCGCCGGACTTCGAGGCGGTGATCGGCTGGCTCGACGCCCACCAGCCCGAGGACGTCGGCAACTGCCTGATCCACAATGACTTCCGGTTCGACAATCTGGTGCTCGACCGATCCGCCCCGACCCGGGTGATCGGCGTGCTCGACTGGGAGATGGCCACCCTCGGTGACCCGCTGATGGACCTCGGCGGGACCCTCGCCTACTGGGTACGCGACGACGACGACCAGTTCTTCCGCCAGTTCCGCCGCCAGCCGACCCACCTGCCGGGGATGCTCAGCCGCGACGAGGTCGTCGCCTACTACTGCGACGCGACCGGCCTCCCGATGACCCCTGACCGGTGGCGGTTCTACGAGGTCTACGGGCTGTTCCGGCTGGGGGTCATCTCCCAGCAGATCTACTACCGCTACTTCCACGGCCAGACCCACAACGAGGCGTTCGCCGTCTTTGGGCCGGCCACGCAGTATCTGCGCAGCCGCTGTGTGCAGATCCTCGGCCTCGCCGACTGATGGGGCCGCGCTGATGGGACAGATCCTGCTGGTCCGGCACGGCCAGGCGTCCTGGGGTGCGGTCGACTACGACGTGCTCTCGCCGACCGGCGAGGAGCAGGCCGCGGTGCTGGGTCGCTTCCTGACCGCCCTGGCCCCGGAACTGATCGTCCACGGGACGATGAAGCGACAGCAGCGCACCGCCGAGATCGCCGCCGAGGCGGCCGGCTGGTCGGCCCCGCTGTCGGTCGACGAGCGCTGGAACGAGATGGACCACCCGGCGATCCTTGCCGCACATCCGCAACAGTTCGACGGCGAACCCGATCGGCACCAGTTCCAGGCCTGGTTCGAGGCCGCCACCGACCGCTGGACGGCCGGCGACCACGACCACGAGTACGACGAGCCCTATCCGGCGTTCGTCCGTCGGGTCGGTGCGGCGCTCGCCGAGATCGCCGGGAGCGGCACGGCGGTGGTCTTCACCTCCGGCGGCCCGATCGCCTCGGCCACCACCGAGCTGCTCGGCGCCGACGTCGCGACCTATGGGCTGCTTGCTCCCGTGGTGGTGAACACCTCGGTCACCCGGGTGGTCAGCGGGCGCCGCGGCCTGACCCTGGTCAGCTTCAACGAGCACGCCCACCTACAGCACGACCGACGCCTGTTGACCTACCGCTGACGATCGGGAGGGTTCATTCCGGCAGACTGCTGCCATGGTCGAGACCAAGGGCACGATCCTGATCACCGGCGCGAGCGGCGGACTGGGCGCGGAGATGGCACGGCAGTTCGCCGTCCTGGGCTACGACCTCGCGCTGTGCGCGCGTCGTACCGACCGGCTCGACCAGCTGAAGGCGGAGATCCTCGCCGCGCACCCGCAGCGACGGATCGAGGTGCGCGCGCTCGACGTCACCGACGACGACCAGCTGTTCGCGGTCTTCGCCGCCTTCCAGACCGACTTCGGCACGATCGAGCGGGTCGTCGTCAACGCCGGCCTCGGCAAGGGCCAGCCGCTCGGCACCGGACGCTACGACGCCAACCGGCAGACCGCGATGACCAACTTCATCGGCGCGCTGGCCCAGGTCGAGGCCGCGATGGAGATCTTCCGAGCCCAGGGTTCCGGTCACCTGGTCATGATCAGCTCGATGTCGGCGATGCGCGGGCTGCCGAAGAACCTCACGACCTACGCCGCCACCAAGGCCGCCGTCGCCCACCTCGCCGAGGGCGTGCGCGCGGAGATGTACGGCAAGCCGATCGACGT includes:
- a CDS encoding histidine phosphatase family protein; protein product: MGQILLVRHGQASWGAVDYDVLSPTGEEQAAVLGRFLTALAPELIVHGTMKRQQRTAEIAAEAAGWSAPLSVDERWNEMDHPAILAAHPQQFDGEPDRHQFQAWFEAATDRWTAGDHDHEYDEPYPAFVRRVGAALAEIAGSGTAVVFTSGGPIASATTELLGADVATYGLLAPVVVNTSVTRVVSGRRGLTLVSFNEHAHLQHDRRLLTYR
- a CDS encoding phosphotransferase family protein — encoded protein: MADQDGIEIEGAGAVRAEDAFDVDAVLGWLRAQGEAIDGDVMVRQFGGGASNLTYSLRSTGPDGGRDLILRRPPSGHKARGAHDMGREFRIQAALAEPFGLVPTMVALCEDPAVIGSEFYVMERLDGIIPRRDLPPEVQLTETEVRRLCTDALDTLIRLHRVDVSAPDLAALGKGTGYVARQVAGWSTRWRQAVTPDAPDFEAVIGWLDAHQPEDVGNCLIHNDFRFDNLVLDRSAPTRVIGVLDWEMATLGDPLMDLGGTLAYWVRDDDDQFFRQFRRQPTHLPGMLSRDEVVAYYCDATGLPMTPDRWRFYEVYGLFRLGVISQQIYYRYFHGQTHNEAFAVFGPATQYLRSRCVQILGLAD
- a CDS encoding LPXTG cell wall anchor domain-containing protein, encoding MKKILGVAAAMIATLLAVALSAPAAQAYPSPVFDISVSQQVVVGGHTFVGHAHASVRCHDWTLTFLEQSAHGPGKTFNHRFDTPVVQTKTTYPMHARCVYSVDAGATGSSPRAADQTWTGTVPITLLPQKSHGQAAPANSAGAGGGLLPNTGGPSFWILIAAIVLIIGGGGAVLRSRRRSAGPPA
- a CDS encoding SDR family oxidoreductase; translation: MVETKGTILITGASGGLGAEMARQFAVLGYDLALCARRTDRLDQLKAEILAAHPQRRIEVRALDVTDDDQLFAVFAAFQTDFGTIERVVVNAGLGKGQPLGTGRYDANRQTAMTNFIGALAQVEAAMEIFRAQGSGHLVMISSMSAMRGLPKNLTTYAATKAAVAHLAEGVRAEMYGKPIDVTVLYPGYIASEMNAKVAQRTPMMASTEKGVRSMVAAIEKRVDSACVPRLPWAPMSLLLKHAPMAVYRKLV
- a CDS encoding DUF4012 domain-containing protein, with amino-acid sequence MTPVSASGSSRVRRLLLLLGGLVLLAVILFAYQAWRAGSALMDAQSQARSLTSALNAGDLRGAESAALDLRRSTARAHGETDGVLWGIGSKVPWLGRNIGAVQTSADVLDAISAHSLPTLLSLAGEVDHGRLRPRHGRVDLAEIRRLTPSVQRAAAAVDGPAARMAQVDPDGLVYPLNGLVDELRTKVADAHTAIDAAADAFEVLPTMLGADGPRSYLLLVQNNAEIRSTGGMPGSWSVLHARNGKLTMGDQGDAAKFTIGRSPLKLSAEESALFGSQLGLDPRDITMDPDFPTVARIAARLAASHGHRVDGVFAVDPVALSQVLQGTGPVRLANGAVLNAANAVPALLNGVYRTVDSPAAQNDFYASAARQAFDALVAGRGDQVRAIRGLVIAASQHRVLAWSDIPRVARVIGRNKLSGALPTSTGSPEVGVYLNDGGGGKMEYYLRQSATATATSCTDNGTQHLQFSATFRSAATPAVAGYPIWVTGTGAITKPGVMLMSLFVYGPWHGSITSLSVNGRPVTVTGNLHDGHQVGILPVQLRPGQSMTVTGTMVSGPRQPGDVHVTSTPGMETEPDPATFPSACG
- a CDS encoding SDR family NAD(P)-dependent oxidoreductase, with the translated sequence MTRVLITGGASGLGAALARGYGDRGADVVTADINGGDLHLDVRSDDDWAAALAWVEQHWGGLDILINNAGVAGGGRVDVATMDEWEWITAINLFGVVRGARTFTPMLKRQRSGHIVNTASLAGLVHPAGMGSYNAVKAAVVAFTETLGHELAGHGIRASVVCPSYFRTNLMASMRGSDQAVGAVIGRLVETSTVSADDIAAAVIEGVERGDELILPDEAARAAYRLKLTDRPAYDAVMRDQAARLEAYGG
- a CDS encoding acyl-CoA dehydrogenase family protein; amino-acid sequence: MDFAPSPRAAELAALVGAFVTDRIEPIQEQYHRDVAERSAGDAWQESPILGQLRAAAREQGLWNLFLPASHDRPYAEQFGTHGGAGLSNTDYAPLAEIMGRATFLAPYVFNSHAPDTGNMEVLLKYGTPAQKEEWLEPLLDGRIRSAFAMTEPGVASSDATNMAATAVVDGDEVVINGTKWFSTGVGHPDCRVLVFMGLRTPPGESPETDRHRRHTMVLVPLDTPGVKVERLLSTMNVYDEPVGHGEVSFTDVRVPASNILLGEGRAFEIAQGRLGPGRIHHCMRLIGQAEIALELMIRRGLSRTAFGKPLIKLGGNPERVAEARIAIDQARLLVLNAAWKLDEGGPLHAISEVSQIKVAVPNMAQQVIDMAMQIHGGAGLSQDFPLAAMWTNARALRLADGPDEVHRGVVARLEIGRIAAEQR